In Paenibacillus guangzhouensis, a single window of DNA contains:
- the msrB gene encoding peptide-methionine (R)-S-oxide reductase MsrB, with amino-acid sequence MSAATNQALATFAGGCFWCMVSPFDEMPGIHQVVSGYTGGHTVNPTYKEVCSETTGHYEAVQITFDPAIFPYTKLLELFWQQIDPTDAGGQFYDRGQSYQTAIFYHTEEQREQAEASKQALEMSGRFDKPIVTEILPAAAFYPAEDYHQGYYRTNPSHYKRYRTGSGRDAYITKHWGKTFNQEELRAKLTPIQYEVTQNSGTEPPFRNEFWDHHGEGIYVDIVSGEPLFSSLDKFDSGCGWPSFTKPLRAHQVIEKVDMSHFMIRTEVRSKEADSHLGHVFNDGPGENGLRYCINSAALRFIPVDRLEEEGYGIYRSLFKS; translated from the coding sequence ATGTCAGCTGCAACGAATCAAGCATTAGCGACTTTTGCCGGCGGGTGCTTCTGGTGTATGGTATCCCCCTTTGATGAAATGCCCGGCATTCATCAGGTCGTATCCGGATACACAGGCGGGCATACCGTAAACCCAACCTACAAGGAAGTCTGTTCCGAGACGACAGGTCATTACGAAGCCGTCCAAATTACGTTCGACCCTGCGATCTTCCCGTATACGAAGCTGCTTGAATTGTTCTGGCAGCAGATAGACCCAACAGATGCAGGCGGACAGTTCTATGATCGCGGCCAATCATATCAGACGGCAATCTTCTATCACACGGAGGAACAACGCGAACAAGCCGAAGCATCGAAGCAAGCGCTAGAGATGAGCGGACGATTCGATAAGCCTATTGTCACGGAAATTCTACCAGCTGCTGCGTTCTATCCAGCCGAAGATTATCATCAAGGCTATTACCGGACGAACCCTTCGCATTACAAGCGGTACCGCACCGGATCAGGTCGCGATGCTTACATTACGAAGCATTGGGGAAAGACCTTCAATCAAGAAGAACTTCGGGCGAAGCTTACGCCTATTCAGTATGAAGTCACGCAAAACAGCGGCACGGAGCCGCCGTTCCGCAATGAATTCTGGGACCATCATGGTGAAGGAATCTACGTCGACATCGTCTCCGGCGAACCGCTATTCAGCTCGCTCGACAAATTCGATTCCGGATGCGGTTGGCCGAGCTTCACGAAGCCGCTTCGCGCCCATCAAGTCATTGAGAAAGTCGATATGAGCCACTTCATGATCCGTACAGAAGTACGAAGCAAAGAGGCTGACTCCCATCTTGGTCATGTGTTCAATGATGGACCCGGCGAGAATGGTCTTCGCTATTGCATCAATTCTGCTGCCCTTCGGTTCATTCCTGTCGATCGACTGGAAGAGGAAGGCTACGGGATCTATCGAAGTCTGTTCAAGTCATAA
- a CDS encoding HesB/YadR/YfhF family protein, with protein MKLQVTSSAVECFQKEWGFARGDVVRIFVRYCGMSDMGPYWLGIQHDRPMAAGLMIMEDQITFYMEEQDVWFLEGRNLTIDCEGEEIKFFMPTV; from the coding sequence ATGAAGCTGCAAGTGACATCATCCGCTGTAGAATGTTTTCAAAAGGAATGGGGATTTGCACGAGGGGATGTCGTTCGTATTTTTGTTCGTTATTGCGGCATGAGTGACATGGGGCCATATTGGCTGGGGATCCAGCATGATCGACCGATGGCAGCAGGACTTATGATTATGGAGGATCAGATTACCTTCTATATGGAAGAGCAGGATGTATGGTTCCTCGAAGGCCGTAATTTAACGATCGATTGCGAGGGAGAGGAGATCAAGTTTTTCATGCCGACTGTATAA
- a CDS encoding L-lactate dehydrogenase codes for MNEHQQRVTRVALIGSGFVGASYAFALLNQGITTELVIIDKNEYKAEGDAMDLNHGIPFAPYMKIWAGDFEDCRTADLVVITAGANQAPGETRLDLINKNASIFKGIVDGVMKSGFQGIFLVATNPVDVLTYVTQQYSGLPAGRVFGSGTILDTARLRFLLGQEFDIDPRSVHAYVMGEHGDTELPIWSNTNIGGRSLRDYQQKQGFPTQEKLDEIFVNVRDAAYQIIERKGATYYGIAMGLARLTKAILWNENAVLSVSTLLTGQYGLNDVYLGVPAVVNRSGVREVVELKLAEDELQKLHHSANILKQAIQSIKH; via the coding sequence ATGAATGAACATCAACAACGTGTTACGCGCGTCGCCTTGATTGGCTCCGGATTCGTCGGCGCAAGCTATGCTTTTGCATTACTGAATCAAGGCATTACAACAGAACTTGTCATTATCGATAAGAATGAGTATAAAGCGGAAGGGGATGCGATGGACCTGAACCATGGGATTCCGTTCGCACCTTATATGAAAATATGGGCAGGAGATTTTGAGGATTGCCGCACAGCGGATCTTGTCGTTATCACGGCTGGAGCGAACCAAGCCCCGGGTGAGACTCGGCTTGACCTGATCAATAAGAATGCTTCGATCTTCAAAGGCATTGTTGACGGCGTCATGAAGAGTGGTTTCCAAGGGATCTTCCTCGTGGCGACCAATCCCGTCGACGTCCTGACCTATGTGACGCAGCAGTATTCTGGATTGCCAGCTGGCCGTGTATTCGGTTCAGGAACGATCCTCGATACTGCTCGTCTGCGTTTCTTGCTCGGACAAGAGTTCGACATTGATCCGCGCAGTGTGCACGCCTATGTCATGGGTGAGCATGGGGATACGGAACTGCCAATCTGGAGCAACACGAATATCGGGGGCAGATCGCTGCGTGACTATCAGCAGAAGCAAGGCTTCCCGACCCAAGAGAAGCTGGACGAGATCTTCGTCAACGTCCGCGATGCAGCTTATCAAATTATCGAGCGTAAGGGTGCTACCTATTACGGGATCGCAATGGGACTTGCTCGCTTAACCAAAGCCATCCTGTGGAATGAAAACGCCGTTCTTTCGGTATCGACGCTCCTGACAGGACAATATGGACTAAATGATGTATACCTTGGCGTGCCGGCTGTCGTTAACCGCTCTGGCGTTAGAGAAGTCGTCGAACTTAAATTAGCCGAGGATGAGCTTCAGAAGCTGCATCACTCGGCCAATATTCTTAAACAGGCAATTCAATCCATTAAGCATTAA
- the melA gene encoding alpha-glucosidase/alpha-galactosidase, translated as MSKITFLGAGSTVFAKNVLGDSMMTPALQGFEIALFDIDMERLRDSEKMLNNLKNTLGSTCRIVAYTDRKEALRGAKYVANAIQVGGYDPCTITDFEIPKKYGLRQTIADTVGIGGIFRNLRTIPVMLDFARDMQEVCPDALFMNYTNPMAVLTNVMNTYGGIKTVGLCHSVQVCVPGLFHDLGLNPEGVKYQIAGINHMAWLLNVTKDGEDLYPEIKRLAALKQQESHHDKVRYEMMLKFGYYITESSEHNAEYHPYFIKRNYPELIERFNIPLDEYPRRCIEQIEGWKRMRDSLVNNNDLTHKRTHEYASHIMEAIETDKPFRIGGNVMNTGLITNLPREACVEVPCLVDRNGVTPTYVGDLPPQCAALNRTNINTQLLTIEAAMTGRKEHIYHAAMLDPHTAAELSMDDIIAMCDELIEAHGDYLPKYV; from the coding sequence ATGTCGAAGATTACATTTCTCGGTGCGGGAAGTACAGTATTTGCCAAAAATGTGCTAGGCGATAGCATGATGACCCCAGCGCTTCAAGGATTCGAAATTGCCTTGTTTGATATTGATATGGAGCGTCTTAGAGATTCGGAGAAAATGCTGAACAATCTTAAAAATACGCTTGGAAGCACGTGCAGAATCGTAGCTTACACGGATCGTAAAGAGGCGCTTCGTGGGGCGAAGTACGTTGCGAATGCGATTCAGGTGGGCGGATATGACCCTTGTACGATTACGGATTTTGAAATTCCGAAGAAATACGGCTTACGTCAGACGATTGCGGATACTGTAGGTATTGGCGGGATTTTCCGTAATCTGCGCACCATTCCGGTGATGCTCGATTTTGCTCGGGATATGCAGGAAGTATGTCCAGATGCGTTGTTCATGAACTACACGAACCCGATGGCCGTGTTAACCAATGTCATGAATACGTATGGGGGTATTAAGACGGTAGGCCTGTGCCACAGTGTTCAAGTATGTGTACCGGGCTTGTTCCATGACTTAGGCCTGAATCCAGAAGGTGTGAAGTATCAAATCGCGGGTATTAACCATATGGCATGGCTGCTGAACGTAACGAAGGATGGAGAAGACCTGTACCCAGAAATCAAACGTCTTGCGGCATTGAAGCAACAAGAGAGCCATCATGATAAGGTTCGTTATGAAATGATGCTGAAATTCGGCTACTATATCACAGAATCATCGGAGCATAATGCGGAGTACCATCCGTACTTCATCAAACGCAATTATCCAGAATTAATCGAGCGATTCAACATTCCGTTAGACGAGTATCCGCGCCGTTGCATCGAGCAAATCGAAGGTTGGAAAAGAATGCGCGATTCGCTCGTGAATAATAACGATCTAACGCATAAACGTACACATGAATACGCGTCACACATCATGGAAGCGATTGAGACGGATAAGCCGTTCCGAATTGGCGGTAACGTGATGAATACGGGATTGATTACGAACTTGCCGCGCGAGGCTTGCGTTGAGGTGCCATGTCTTGTGGATCGTAATGGGGTAACGCCTACGTATGTGGGGGATCTTCCACCGCAATGTGCGGCATTGAACCGTACGAATATCAATACACAGCTCTTGACGATCGAAGCTGCAATGACGGGCCGCAAAGAGCACATCTACCACGCCGCAATGCTGGATCCGCATACAGCAGCAGAGCTGTCGATGGATGATATCATCGCGATGTGTGATGAACTGATTGAGGCCCATGGAGATTATTTGCCTAAATATGTTTAA
- a CDS encoding metal-sensitive transcriptional regulator, translating to MEYTDQMRNRLRRIEGQVQGVLRMMENEKDCREVITQLSAIRTAVDRTIGLVVGTNLAECVKEELTKGNNPDDVIQEAVQMLVKSR from the coding sequence ATGGAATATACGGATCAAATGCGCAATCGATTGCGAAGAATTGAAGGACAGGTCCAAGGCGTACTGCGCATGATGGAGAATGAGAAGGACTGCCGGGAAGTCATTACGCAGCTCTCAGCGATCCGCACAGCGGTAGACCGTACCATTGGTCTTGTCGTAGGCACGAATCTAGCAGAATGCGTGAAGGAAGAACTCACCAAAGGCAATAATCCGGACGATGTGATCCAGGAAGCGGTACAGATGCTCGTGAAGAGTAGATAA
- the cdr gene encoding CoA-disulfide reductase: MGKKIVIVGGVAGGASAAARLRRLSEQDEIIMFERGEHISFANCGLPYYIGDVIKDRKKLLVQTVEGMSKKFNLDVRNYSEVTAIHRERKAVSVRHVMTGETYEEAYDLLILSPGAKPIRPQIPGIEEAGASLFTLRNIPDTDRIKSYVDQEQPKHAVVIGGGFIGVEMAENLRERGLEVALIEMQNQVMAPLDVEMAAIVQQHMTSHGIDLILEDGVASFGAQGKTIQLTSGRRIHTDMIILAIGVAPENQLARDAGLDLGVRGAIQVNESMQTSDSSIYAIGDAVEVQDYIHGFKTMVPLAWGANRQGRLVADHINGKKAAYAGALGTAIVKVFDLTAAVTGSNEKTLRKLGIDYEVVHVHPSSHAGYYPGASPISLKLVFNKETGQIYGAQAVGADGVDKRIDVIATAIKGGLTVLDLPDLELSYAPPFSSAKDPVNMAGYVASNIVDGLVETVQWHEIDEIIAQGGLVIDVREPIEREAGYIPGTINIPLGALRDRMQDIPVDQTVYVSCQVGLRGYLAARILSEHGRQVKNVDGGYKTYSVIRRERAEMEKRKQQGETLVAEAEPTVAAARETTEQTAEQPRTIQVTVDACGLQCPGPILQVYQTMSKMKDGEVAEVSATDPGFSSDIASWCEKTGNTLLESTFENKVCRVLIQKGTAAKTETVAQQSGPSKNGATLVVFSGDLDKTIASFIIATGAAAMGKPVTMFFTFWGLNVLRKSGPSDVAVDKDMMEKMFGMMMPKGPKALPLSKMNMGGMGAKMIQYAMGRKNVDSLETLMKNAIDVGVKLVACTMSMDIMGIKAEELIDGVEYGGVATYLGDAEDAGLNLFI, translated from the coding sequence ATGGGGAAGAAGATCGTTATTGTAGGCGGCGTAGCGGGAGGCGCGAGTGCAGCAGCACGTCTGCGTAGACTCAGTGAGCAGGATGAAATCATCATGTTCGAGCGCGGAGAACATATCTCGTTCGCCAATTGCGGACTGCCTTATTATATAGGTGATGTGATTAAGGATCGCAAGAAGTTATTGGTGCAGACCGTCGAAGGGATGTCGAAGAAATTTAATTTGGATGTTCGGAATTATAGCGAAGTGACAGCCATTCATCGGGAACGTAAAGCTGTCTCGGTGCGGCATGTGATGACAGGCGAGACCTACGAAGAGGCTTATGACCTCCTGATTCTATCACCAGGCGCGAAGCCGATTCGCCCGCAAATTCCAGGGATCGAAGAAGCAGGCGCTTCCTTGTTCACGCTTCGCAACATCCCGGATACAGACCGGATCAAATCCTATGTGGATCAAGAACAGCCGAAGCATGCGGTTGTCATTGGCGGAGGATTCATCGGCGTGGAGATGGCGGAGAATTTACGCGAACGCGGGCTTGAAGTGGCGCTGATTGAAATGCAGAATCAGGTCATGGCACCGCTGGATGTGGAGATGGCCGCGATTGTCCAGCAGCATATGACATCTCATGGCATTGACCTTATTCTAGAAGATGGCGTTGCATCATTTGGAGCACAAGGCAAGACGATTCAATTGACGAGTGGGAGAAGAATTCACACCGATATGATCATCCTTGCGATTGGCGTAGCGCCGGAGAATCAGCTTGCAAGAGACGCGGGGCTTGATCTCGGCGTACGCGGTGCGATTCAGGTGAACGAATCGATGCAGACGAGCGATTCGAGTATTTATGCGATCGGCGATGCTGTTGAAGTACAGGATTATATTCATGGGTTTAAGACGATGGTGCCGCTCGCGTGGGGCGCGAATCGTCAAGGACGACTGGTTGCAGATCATATCAACGGCAAGAAGGCGGCATATGCTGGTGCGCTCGGCACAGCGATTGTGAAGGTATTTGATCTGACAGCGGCCGTGACAGGAAGCAATGAGAAGACACTACGTAAGCTAGGGATCGATTATGAAGTGGTGCATGTTCACCCAAGCTCACATGCAGGGTATTATCCCGGCGCTTCTCCGATCTCCTTGAAGCTTGTGTTCAACAAAGAAACGGGCCAAATTTATGGCGCGCAAGCGGTCGGAGCCGATGGGGTGGATAAGCGTATAGATGTGATCGCAACGGCCATCAAAGGCGGCTTAACGGTCCTCGATTTACCAGATTTGGAGCTTAGCTATGCGCCACCGTTCTCATCCGCAAAAGATCCGGTGAATATGGCCGGATATGTCGCTTCCAATATCGTCGATGGCCTAGTCGAGACGGTGCAGTGGCATGAGATCGATGAGATTATCGCACAAGGCGGACTCGTGATTGATGTTCGCGAACCGATCGAGCGGGAAGCGGGTTATATTCCAGGGACGATCAATATTCCACTCGGCGCATTGCGTGATCGGATGCAGGACATCCCGGTGGATCAGACGGTCTATGTCTCTTGCCAAGTCGGGCTGCGCGGTTATCTTGCGGCACGGATTCTGTCGGAGCATGGTCGTCAGGTGAAAAATGTGGACGGCGGATACAAGACTTATAGTGTGATCCGGAGGGAGCGAGCAGAGATGGAGAAGCGTAAACAGCAGGGGGAGACCCTCGTCGCCGAAGCGGAACCAACCGTGGCCGCTGCAAGAGAGACGACGGAGCAAACAGCCGAGCAACCCCGCACGATTCAGGTGACGGTTGACGCTTGCGGTCTTCAGTGTCCGGGGCCGATTTTACAGGTCTACCAGACGATGAGTAAAATGAAAGATGGCGAGGTTGCCGAAGTCTCCGCGACAGATCCAGGGTTCAGCAGTGATATTGCTTCATGGTGCGAGAAAACAGGGAATACGCTGCTCGAATCGACATTCGAGAATAAAGTATGCCGTGTGCTCATCCAGAAGGGAACAGCTGCAAAAACGGAAACTGTAGCCCAGCAATCAGGCCCATCGAAAAATGGCGCAACGTTGGTCGTGTTCAGCGGGGATTTGGATAAGACGATTGCCTCGTTCATCATTGCGACTGGGGCGGCGGCCATGGGTAAACCGGTGACGATGTTCTTTACCTTCTGGGGCCTGAATGTGCTGCGCAAATCCGGACCAAGCGATGTGGCGGTAGATAAGGACATGATGGAGAAGATGTTCGGCATGATGATGCCGAAAGGACCGAAAGCATTGCCATTGTCGAAGATGAACATGGGCGGCATGGGCGCGAAAATGATTCAATATGCGATGGGACGTAAAAATGTCGATTCTTTGGAGACGCTAATGAAAAATGCGATCGACGTAGGCGTGAAGCTCGTGGCTTGTACGATGAGCATGGACATTATGGGCATCAAAGCAGAAGAACTGATCGATGGCGTTGAATACGGCGGCGTGGCTACCTATCTTGGTGATGCGGAGGACGCGGGACTCAATCTATTTATTTAA
- a CDS encoding AraC family transcriptional regulator — translation MNREPFIRMVVNPYPAPGELEPLFSGESQTEPLHHMGPTFIDYYLVHYVISGRGTFLLRGRTYELSAGDSFFIFPKEMYKYQADAEEPWHYCWMAFLGTGVDPLLQQLQITPQNPIVHTADHRRMVPLYRKLYNTLQLGDPLCGMESTGYMKLIFASYGRSQAAYSHLPPLDAKSDIERQVEQAVRWLTYQYAEQVSIEQMSHALGYNRIYLSKMFKQIIGMSPMQFLTKIRMERAQSILGTKLTIDQIASSVGFKDSLYFSKQYKKFHGIAPSEHRALLHNKS, via the coding sequence ATGAATCGCGAGCCCTTCATCCGCATGGTAGTCAATCCTTACCCCGCGCCCGGCGAGTTGGAACCATTATTTAGCGGAGAGTCACAGACCGAGCCGCTCCACCACATGGGGCCAACGTTTATCGATTATTATCTCGTCCATTACGTCATTTCAGGGCGCGGAACATTTCTGCTTCGCGGACGAACCTATGAATTAAGTGCGGGAGACAGCTTTTTTATTTTCCCAAAAGAAATGTATAAATACCAAGCGGATGCCGAAGAACCTTGGCATTACTGCTGGATGGCCTTCCTCGGCACTGGCGTCGACCCGCTCTTGCAGCAACTGCAGATCACCCCACAGAATCCGATCGTACATACAGCAGATCACAGACGTATGGTTCCTTTATATCGCAAGCTATACAATACGTTGCAGCTAGGTGACCCTTTATGCGGGATGGAGAGTACAGGGTATATGAAGCTCATCTTCGCGTCATACGGACGATCCCAAGCAGCTTACAGCCATCTCCCGCCGCTGGATGCTAAGTCGGATATTGAACGCCAGGTGGAGCAGGCTGTAAGGTGGCTGACTTACCAATATGCTGAACAGGTATCCATCGAGCAAATGTCCCACGCATTAGGCTATAACCGAATTTACCTGTCCAAAATGTTCAAACAGATCATTGGGATGTCGCCTATGCAGTTCCTAACGAAAATTCGTATGGAACGTGCGCAATCCATTTTGGGTACGAAGCTTACGATTGATCAGATTGCTTCATCCGTCGGATTCAAGGATTCGCTGTATTTCTCGAAGCAGTATAAGAAGTTCCACGGCATCGCGCCATCCGAACATCGTGCACTTCTGCATAACAAATCCTAG
- a CDS encoding DUF6171 family protein produces MSENCIGCTDSRMITDESIERMIKRIERSDSFHLVDDDTYHHRLESCKRCQEFEGRECRVCGCIMVIMAKLLNTRCLHRHGSKWGEPVRKWM; encoded by the coding sequence ATGAGTGAGAACTGCATAGGTTGCACCGATTCACGAATGATAACGGATGAATCGATTGAGCGCATGATTAAGAGAATCGAGCGTTCAGATTCATTCCATTTGGTCGATGATGACACCTATCATCATCGACTCGAATCTTGCAAGCGTTGTCAGGAATTCGAGGGCAGGGAATGCCGAGTATGCGGCTGTATTATGGTCATCATGGCGAAGTTGTTGAATACCCGATGTCTTCACCGGCACGGCTCCAAGTGGGGCGAACCCGTTAGGAAATGGATGTAA
- the aspA gene encoding aspartate ammonia-lyase, protein MMVQAVRLEKDFLGTKEVPANVYYGIQTARAIDNFPITGYRMDEELIKAIVMVKKAAALTNMEIKRLPVHIGEYVVQAADEILTGKLHEQFVVDPIQGGAGTSINMNANEVIANRALELMGKEKGDYLAISPNTHVNMAQSTNDAFPTAIHIATLNCIEKLLVTMEELREAFLKKSAEFDHVIKMGRTHLQDGVPIRLGQEFAAYAKVLQRDIHRIGQTRQHLYEVNMGATAVGTGLNADPRYITRVVESLASISGLPLQNAEDLIDATQNTDAYTEVSAALKVCMINMSKVANDLRLMASGPRAGLGEIRLPARQPGSSIMPGKVNPVMCEVVNQVAFQVIGNDHTICLASEAGQLELNVMEPVLVFNLLQSLRIMNQVFQVFRKDCVEGIEANVEQCKDYVDRSVGIITALNPHLGYEAAARIARLAIETGRAVRDLILEHNLLSEEELNIILDPFEMTHPGIAGAALLDRE, encoded by the coding sequence ATGATGGTACAAGCAGTACGTCTTGAGAAGGATTTTCTAGGCACCAAGGAAGTGCCGGCGAACGTCTATTACGGCATTCAGACAGCGCGCGCAATTGATAACTTCCCGATTACGGGATATCGCATGGATGAAGAATTAATTAAAGCGATCGTGATGGTGAAAAAAGCCGCGGCGCTTACGAATATGGAGATTAAACGGTTGCCAGTCCATATCGGAGAATATGTCGTACAAGCAGCCGATGAGATTCTTACCGGCAAGCTGCATGAACAATTCGTTGTTGATCCGATCCAAGGCGGAGCAGGCACATCGATTAACATGAATGCGAATGAAGTGATCGCGAACCGCGCTCTGGAGCTGATGGGCAAGGAAAAAGGGGATTATCTCGCGATCAGCCCGAATACGCATGTGAATATGGCACAATCGACGAATGACGCATTCCCTACGGCCATTCATATTGCCACACTCAATTGCATCGAGAAGCTGCTCGTTACGATGGAAGAACTGCGCGAAGCGTTCTTGAAGAAATCTGCTGAATTCGATCATGTGATCAAAATGGGCAGAACGCATCTCCAAGATGGCGTTCCGATTCGTCTTGGGCAAGAATTCGCAGCTTATGCGAAAGTACTGCAGCGCGATATTCATCGGATCGGTCAGACAAGACAGCATCTCTATGAAGTGAACATGGGCGCAACAGCGGTGGGAACCGGACTTAATGCTGATCCTCGTTATATTACGCGCGTCGTTGAGAGTCTAGCTTCGATCAGCGGACTGCCTCTGCAGAATGCGGAAGATCTGATTGATGCAACGCAGAATACGGATGCGTATACGGAAGTATCCGCCGCGCTCAAGGTTTGCATGATCAACATGTCTAAGGTAGCAAATGACCTGCGTCTCATGGCCTCTGGACCTCGCGCGGGGCTTGGCGAAATTCGACTGCCAGCGCGTCAACCAGGTTCTTCGATCATGCCGGGCAAAGTGAACCCCGTCATGTGCGAAGTTGTCAATCAAGTGGCGTTCCAAGTGATTGGTAACGACCATACGATCTGCCTCGCATCGGAAGCGGGTCAGCTTGAATTAAACGTCATGGAGCCTGTTCTTGTGTTCAATCTGCTGCAGTCCCTTCGCATCATGAATCAAGTCTTCCAGGTGTTCCGTAAAGATTGTGTGGAAGGCATTGAAGCGAACGTCGAGCAGTGCAAGGACTATGTGGATCGCAGCGTAGGTATCATCACCGCCTTGAATCCGCACCTTGGCTATGAAGCGGCTGCGCGAATTGCACGTCTTGCGATCGAGACGGGAAGAGCTGTGCGTGACCTGATTCTAGAGCACAACCTGCTAAGTGAAGAAGAGTTGAATATCATCTTGGATCCTTTCGAAATGACGCACCCCGGCATTGCTGGCGCTGCGCTGTTAGACCGGGAATAG
- a CDS encoding MFS transporter, whose protein sequence is MLLRNRTFMILMLGEIVAGTGIWISVIANLQFMQHLVPTDFGKSLILMVGLFIGVLISPQAGVWVDKYDKRKILLFTSVFRCLAPISMFAALHFQSIPFMLLSVVIMQLAATVYMPAVQASLPAIIPKDQLLKANSVYFNISTIARIGGTALAGVMVVVFDLFTLYLLSLIFYVILVALNPWIRIPRLEGSAARIREKMKFKEIFPMIRQEPAILIALMNAGVLTLFLGGFNLLVLKFSTIQHSPDLMGWIYTVEGTSILVISLFAKKIIGTRNLMLYSNVFMFLFALAFIGLSFSENRFAVLGSFAVFGCAVAFFFPMISTIFQIKIPQEAQGRFFSFRGMLDRIMFQVALLATGACLDWFGISTFMIGLAILAVASGISSLTLGNRRGIDIRHDSEHSTLKA, encoded by the coding sequence TTGTTATTACGTAATCGAACGTTTATGATTCTGATGCTGGGGGAGATCGTTGCCGGAACGGGCATATGGATTAGTGTAATCGCGAATTTGCAATTTATGCAGCATCTGGTCCCAACGGATTTTGGTAAGAGTCTTATCCTGATGGTCGGCCTATTTATTGGAGTGCTTATCTCTCCGCAGGCAGGCGTGTGGGTCGACAAGTACGACAAACGCAAAATCCTTTTGTTCACCAGTGTATTCCGCTGCTTGGCACCGATCTCGATGTTTGCGGCGCTGCATTTCCAATCGATACCATTCATGCTGCTGTCCGTCGTCATTATGCAGCTTGCCGCAACGGTTTATATGCCTGCGGTTCAAGCTTCGCTGCCCGCGATCATACCGAAGGATCAGCTGCTCAAAGCGAACAGCGTATATTTCAATATTTCGACGATCGCACGGATCGGGGGAACGGCGCTGGCGGGCGTGATGGTGGTCGTGTTCGATTTATTCACGCTATATCTGTTATCACTCATTTTCTATGTGATCCTTGTGGCATTGAACCCATGGATACGTATTCCGCGGCTTGAAGGATCAGCGGCGCGCATTCGAGAGAAGATGAAGTTCAAGGAGATTTTTCCGATGATTCGGCAGGAGCCCGCGATTTTAATTGCGCTGATGAATGCAGGCGTGTTGACGCTGTTCCTAGGCGGCTTCAACCTGTTGGTGCTTAAGTTCAGCACGATCCAGCATTCGCCGGATTTAATGGGCTGGATCTATACGGTAGAAGGCACGAGCATTCTCGTCATTAGTCTTTTCGCGAAAAAAATAATCGGCACCCGCAATTTAATGTTGTATTCCAATGTGTTCATGTTCTTGTTCGCATTAGCATTCATTGGGTTGTCCTTCAGCGAGAACCGGTTCGCGGTACTAGGATCATTTGCGGTGTTCGGTTGCGCCGTAGCTTTCTTCTTCCCGATGATCTCGACGATCTTCCAGATTAAGATTCCGCAGGAAGCACAAGGAAGATTCTTCTCTTTCCGCGGTATGCTGGACCGGATCATGTTCCAAGTTGCACTGCTTGCGACGGGGGCTTGTCTGGATTGGTTCGGTATCTCGACGTTCATGATCGGGCTTGCAATTCTAGCGGTAGCGAGCGGCATCAGTTCGCTTACGCTTGGCAACCGACGTGGCATCGATATCCGGCATGACTCGGAACACAGCACATTGAAAGCTTAA
- the thiE gene encoding thiamine phosphate synthase: MRADVKLIRECLKLYLVMGSTNCKINALEVVEQAIAGGITLLQLREKGPNALGGKARDAFARQVQQRCRQHGIPLIVNDDIEWAAALQADGVHIGQDDAPLPEVRKLLGDRIIGVSVHNLEEAQQAMDQGADYLGIGPIYATSTKLDAQAVQGTKLIHTLRAQGITIPIVGIGGITAERAGAVMDAGADGVAVVSAITMAGDVTLAASNLLQQVTREEDVS, translated from the coding sequence ATGAGAGCTGACGTGAAGCTTATTCGAGAATGTTTGAAGCTGTATTTGGTCATGGGCAGCACCAATTGTAAGATCAACGCATTAGAAGTCGTAGAGCAAGCGATTGCAGGGGGCATCACATTACTGCAATTGCGAGAGAAAGGGCCGAATGCATTAGGGGGCAAGGCAAGAGATGCATTTGCACGGCAGGTTCAGCAGCGATGCCGGCAGCATGGGATCCCATTGATCGTGAATGATGATATCGAATGGGCCGCGGCTCTACAGGCGGATGGCGTACATATTGGTCAAGACGACGCCCCGCTGCCTGAGGTTCGGAAGCTTCTCGGAGACCGAATCATTGGCGTGTCCGTGCATAACCTTGAAGAAGCACAGCAGGCCATGGATCAAGGGGCGGATTATCTCGGCATTGGTCCGATTTATGCCACATCTACGAAGCTGGATGCCCAGGCTGTGCAAGGAACGAAGCTGATACACACGTTGCGAGCGCAAGGCATAACGATTCCGATTGTTGGAATCGGCGGGATCACGGCAGAACGAGCCGGTGCTGTTATGGATGCAGGGGCAGATGGTGTTGCGGTAGTCTCGGCGATTACAATGGCTGGCGACGTGACGTTGGCGGCATCGAATCTGCTGCAGCAAGTGACGCGCGAAGAGGACGTGAGCTGA